From the Gossypium hirsutum isolate 1008001.06 chromosome A02, Gossypium_hirsutum_v2.1, whole genome shotgun sequence genome, the window GTGTGGATAATGACAGTCCAATGTTCTCAATATGAGTTCGATCTATCTATGTTACGAAGTCTATACTATCATTCATGTTCAAAACATTACCATTTGTATGAGTTATGAGTTATAAGATACATTTCGTGATGAAGAATATTGGGAGATATGTTTTTGATGCCTCCGGTAGGGCAGCTATATTACAAACTAGACTAGTAGATCACAAGAAAGTATACAATTTggaataaatgatatgaagagtTAAGGGGGAGTGTGAATATGACTGTAACtatatgatatgattttgataagAAATTCTATGCATGTGACTAGCATGAGAATGGGTTGTCCATGTCATTTTAAAGGGGCCTACAGTATCCGCCATGTGTTAAGAAAGTTGACGTACTCAGTCTGTCTTTTTGTTGTAAGCACCAGTGGGTGTATTGTGTACTTCTTGTGGAAACCCTTCTGAAAGGTTTGGTACTAACATGGATAAAGTTTTGTTTGAATTTCCTTACTGTTCTGGAACTCactaaaatcatatgaacttgcCTTGTTATCTGTCATTCTAAGGCTTACAAATTAAAGGAAGACTATTTGTTGAAAGACTATGCCAGAGAGTTTTTGCTATTGTGAGTTTGCTATTATGTTTAGTATCATGCATGACAATGGGGGGTGGTGTGTAAATGTACTTTTGAAATTGATTTGTATAAGGAAGTACTATTTTGATGAAACACTATTTTATCttggaattttattaaatatctatGCTTGAACATGAACTATTATATTTTGCTCAATGAAGTTATTTATTTGAACCTATAAGCCAAATGTTTGAACACTACTTTGAACTACCAATGatatacttttaaacttttgTTAAGTAATTAACTATCATAAGTTTTTAATATGTATAACGTTGGAATTTATTAAAGTTTCCTTCAAATGTTTTGTTTAATGTTGAATGATTTTAAGTTGTAACACATCGTACTTAGATCCAAATACTAGGTCAGTTTTGGTGCATTACATGAAGGATCAATGGGTAATCATCGCCACAGTGTTGCCCCAGAAGACCAGTCGATATCCGTTCCATCATGTCGCCAAACTCCCTTGAATCTCATAATAATCTACCTATTCCTCCAGTACGTCAATTTATCCTATCTTCATATACCCCGTTAAAGTAACTCCTTTCATACTCCATATATTATAAACATGCTTTTCATGCATAACATTATGCTTATCGCTATAACATATAGCATACCACTTATTAATACGCCATTACACAACCACATTTCGCACCTAGAAAGTATACTTGCAAGCATCCATATATGTTCACAACTTTATGCATGCATAACATACTTATTCACCGTGATCAAACACAATCATGGAATTCAAACAAAACTAATAGCAAACATACAAGCAGAACATTTTagcaaaacaacataaaaaaatacTCGAGTGGAATACATAAACTCACCTTAGATCTATCGTCCTCGTCAGCTTAGCTTTTCCAAATGTCAAGGCCTCCATCATCCTggcagctaagcatgacaaccaaatATACTAGTTAAACTAAAGGTACTCAAACCTTAAAAAACTGGAATTTAGTGTCTTATAGGAATTTTTCaacaattttagtaatttttaatcatatttttctcaatttcatGAATGCAATGAGATGCATAAGCTTACCAACTCACTGGGTTTTCTACTTTTAGGGTTTAAACCTCATGATCACTGCCCCATGCAGTGTTTTCCTGAACTTTCCATTCTTTGGAGCAATTAAAGAAGatgtaaagaaagaaaatgtaaacaaaaattgagaagaatttctATCTGCTTAATAAGGCTTCTAACCCATATATAACCCTTCTCACACAGTCACCGAAGCCCGAATTAAGCCATCTACTGGCAACCATTCtgtctcccactaaggaaccaACCAATTCTATCTAAATTGAACCAGAATTAGATCCCATTTAATTACTAACTAGccacaaaattttctaagttttctagtAGAGCCCACCAGCTTACCATCTTATTCAATTAACTCCCAACTCTCCTTGTAAATTCGGGTCTCTAAAGAAAATCGTGTGTGATAGATATATTTTGACCTATGATAACTTATTTGTtggtgataaaatttaaattgtaaagAATGCGATTTTGGTCTTCATGTATGAAATgagaaacaaataaattaataacaatagGGAATGCatcataaaattattaatatgacATGAGGTCCAAAATGTTATATAAAACGTCATTATCAGGCAATTCGGGGTGGTAAACTATCGTTTTCGGGCAATCTGGGATGGTAAGCCATCGTTGTCGGGTAACCTAATATGACAGATTGAATTGGAAAACCATCGTTTCCTGGCAATTCAGGTCGTAAATCATCATTTTTGGGTAATCCGCGGTGGTAAGTCATCATTGTCGGGCAACCCGGGATGACagacttaaattaaaaaaactatctTTGTTGGGGCAACCCGAGATGGTAGGTATTGTACAGAAAGGCATCATTGTCGAGTAACCCAACTTTTGTTTATATTTGTCATGTACCTAATAGGTTAGGTTTTATGGTAGTTAAATGATGTTATAATCAAATATTACATTTTAcattataatagtaatatatatggttgatatgtatatgtataaaaagTGTAtgcaaattataatttttgtagTTTGATTAATGTGTGAGATATGTGATGGTGCCTTAATTGAAATGTTTATATGACCCTAATAGATGGTTGAACCTTAGATTTACTTTGGTATGTTTAAGGAATTCTTTGTGAAAAGGTAGTTTAAGTATGAAGTGATGAATGACGATGTTTAGGATTACATCTTGTATATCATGAGGATTAGGTAAGTTGGTGTGAATGAAGAAGAATTTAGAGGTAGTAGATGGTTTGTGTATGATATTCTTATGAACTAAAAGtgttataacatattttaaaaccTCTATCCTTTGTTCATTTGGTCAAAAATAAGACAGAAATAGGCATGCATAGTTGTGTTATTGAAATGCAAGTTGTTTGAATGGTAATTGCAGGTTTAGTACATGACGTTGCGACGTCATATGTATGTCATTGCAACGAGATTTGAGCTCCAGATCATAGTGCGACGAGGAACTCTATTGCCACGATGAGGAGGCCATTGTCCATGTTAGTATGTCACGTCGCGATGAGGAAGCCCTTTACATCTCGACGTCaacccaaaatttttattttattcatcattcGACCTCAGTTTGTctttagagcttttgtaagctcgtataaagcCCGAAAATGATTGTATTTCATGTTGAATGtatatttgtttgattttatcATTAACTTGTATATTTAAATTGTGATTTGATAATAGTTGCTTTGGCATCGAATGTGACACGCTATAGCTCGGACCCGATGATTGGGTCGAGTATAAGGTATTACATTGATTTCCTAATGTAAcacatttctctaactttatcattttcatccatttattttcatttgattctaTATATctaatagtaatcaagtcatttatcacaaatatAAATGACCCAAGACCACagttacttttcatctatcatgtaatgctaatgagaagatatcatttacccttttcttgggctatgaattccactattgtgaatgatgctacatactgcataCATAGTCCAACATAACGACTTTTAGTTCCTTATTTATTTAagcttaggcttttacttacgtcaaagtatacaagtcatgcatacatagtccatcatccactcaagattacgatatgtcacactatgaacgtcataagtgaataaaAGTATAAACGAATTCATGATCTATTTTACTTGGGTCTTGTCTAATGTAATATTAGCCTAGTTaatcacatctatatctctatcttttaggagtcattGACTCCAAtgctcaagacaaaacatctccccaattgaactGGATGGACAACATACTAGTcattcaatcggtttgctcatatCTGATTAGTCTAAGGACATTTTTACGTTCATAtgctaatataagttgtctttccatattacTCCGACCACATAATACTACTTAGTATTAgataaacattagataaccactGAGCCAATGTttacttccattttgctttgggtgcaaaaaccattgaggacaatatacaaagggcattaatgtattttatggataatgttattacaccaatttgtttaaaaaaataagtgtACGTAGACAAAAATATTACACTTAGGTCACCAGATCCCACATGATTTTCATCACACAAATTGTTtctgtgaaaaataataaataacaataattcaTATTTCTCTTTTGGtcaaatttgcattttattcttctaattttttagaatttaaaatttagtcctttttgttacaCTCCCAcattcataatatttttcattgATTTTAGGATATTATAGAAAATATTAGTAGTTTGCAATATTAGTAATCTCACGTTGCTAAAGTAACTTATAACTTAGTTAGATGCCTAGCCCACTAGGTAGTTGTGCTTAGCTTTTTGATTATATATGTAGACAAAAGATAGACACCAAGGCTTAAGTTTGGTGgtctaataatatttttataatttttatttttattttcaaaataaatataaaaattaatattatcaaaagttgtatCTTAATTAGCATAACTTTCCTAAAAAAATTCGAAATGAACGAAACATAATTTTCTATAAAAATGTATTTTGTTATGAAAGACATACCTTCCGAAAGAATGTATATACCTAAAGATACATATTTTGATGTACAACTGTTAAGTGCGTTTGTAAAACTCAATTTATACCATTTCCACTACTTTAATTTCGTAGTTTATGGCTTGTTACATGATAAAAGCGAACTTAATAGTTGTAATGCCTCAAGTCTAATTTTAATCATCTAATGGCCAAAAAAAATAATCATCTTAATTTTAGTACTTTCACCTCAACTTTCTACCAGAAAATCCATAAATCATGTAGATTAATCCAACTCCAAGATGGTTCATGCATAAAAGCTTTAGAAAGCCAAGGATAAAATTCATTCTAAGTGAGTTCTTTTGCCTTGATTTTCAATTAACAGGCACAGGCAGGCTCATATTTTCATCGAAATCCCCATGATCAATATGCTTGAGTCAGGCACAAGAATTGGTTTTTTGGCACTGCAATCATATATGATCATGATGAATTGATGGAGGAGACTGATCAGAGAAACATTTGCAGAGcgtttatttttaaacaaaatctCGAATTAGTCTTCATTTCATTATCACACAAAGAGCAGAATGCAATTTTCTCTCAAATCACATTACACGAGGAATGTCCGAAAACAAACAAACCGtgaagaacaaaaaataaagcaCCCGAATCTAAGAGAATGCAAAGGGAAAATACTGttgtttgttatatcaaaagCACAGTGATTAAAGCACAATTACAAGAGTTAAGAACCCCATCAGAGGCCAAGGGGATTCCCATAAATCTTGATGCACCAAACCAACCAAGGAATCGGCAGCAAGACAAATGCAAACTCCCCATACAAGCAACCAGCATCCGATCTCCGCCTATCACCCATGGCGTCCCCCAGCAGCTGAAACATTGCTGGTGGAGGCGGCGGCGGAAGCGCTGGCGCAAGGCCATGAACAAGGCCAGGGTCACCACCGTAGACAGTGTAGTTGAGGAGCGAGGCAATGCCGTGGACAGCAATGGTTGATGTGAGGTAAAGATCGGGGTGGGAAATCTGAGAGGCATCAAGAGTGAAGTCGGAGTGGGAAGAGTTGGTTATGAGGAGGGTTTTGGAAGGAAGCAAAGTCGGTAAGCGAGAGAAAGGCTTGAAGAGGGTGAGTTGAGAGAAAGTGAGGCGTTGCGGGACGATGTGGTAAGGGATAATGAGAGGGTCAAAGGTGGTGGCGGAGGCAGCGGCGGCCGCGGTAGAAGAAGTTGGAACAGGGACAGGAAATGGGAAAAGGGAATCATCGGAAGGGACGAAAAGGGTAGCTGAAAGTGGAAGCATGAAGAAATGGGAGGCGGAAAGCATGTTTGCCCAGTTATTGAAGTCCCCAGCACCAACGAGAGCGTCGATTATGTTATTAAGTTGATGCTGATGCAACGGAGGAGGAGAAGGTGGTGATTGCGGTGGACGACGCCGGCGGTGATGATTGGCAGAAAAAGCGGAAATGGGAAGCAACAGAAAGAGAAAGAAGAGGGAGTGTTTAATCATTACTGAAGAATCATTAGAGAAAGAAAGACGAATAGCAATCGATTCTTTTATCGAATAATAACACTGGTACTACTAACTGCCACCTTCACTCCTAACAAACTCTTCCCGTCATAAACTCTTCATGCCGTTGTGGCATTATTGTAGTTAACTCATAATCTTGGGGGCAGTCTACCTTTTAACTTAAATATGTCCATGGGATCTGCCTACTTGCTCCGGGGCTGCATCTCGGCACAACTATCTATAAATAGGGCTTTGGTCGAgtttatctgaatgggctaaaaTAGGTTTATCAATTTTGCGTACCAAATTTCTTTAAGTTGAATTAAGTTAATTTGAGTCtttaaacttttgaataattttaatttttttattaaatttagatttgTTGAGGTGAAAATTGATTGGCGGCGGAATTAGTCGATTCACTCTGTTTAGGATAGATTGAAGAGTCAACTGTTTGGGTGGCTAGATTAGGGAGAAAAATGGGTTCTGTAATGCTCCAAATTTCAATATAGTATGTGGAAGTATTCCAGGATTGATCACAGTAAGAAATTGAGAAGATTTGGAAAACAAGTAAAATCGATATTGGAGTTATAAATCAATGAAAATAATTATGGAACCAAAAAGACTATATTgcaaattgtaacatcccaaaattttttattagacATATGGCACTATTCCGATAATGGATATAGTGAATGTTCAAGAAAATTAGAAGATTTACCAGATAAAATAATTACTATGAAAACAAAGTGAATTTGGATatgagaataaattaaaagaattttagaaatgaaaatgtgataaaaggactaaatcgtaaaagtttgAAAAGTTTTCTATTTGACATGAGGATAAATTGAAATATGAATTGGTATGGTGAAAAccactttagggactaaattaaaaagattatGAAGTACAGAGACAACATTATAAATTTCTCAATTTTACTACCAGAAAgggaaaagatgtaaaatttttaTCATCTATGGATgttctgtaacatcccgaaataggacCTAAACGGAATAGCGGTTGCGAAACCATCAATCcgaggtcaaaaaaatttattccgagtaagttttaaggtttattcattgattgaataattgtgtgaaaatttcgtgaagaaattttatgtataagtgcctaatttgataattatgactaaactgtaaaattagcaaaatgtgtgttctagataataaaggggatttacttgaaatgggttcttaaagtggaggtccttatttatAAATTAGagcattatatttaagtttggaaaaaaatgggaaaaaataggacaaatttgaaagaaaagcctttaagggcattttggtcatttagcaattaaaaaaattaaaaagggaaaataaagtcaaaattggtccatcttcttcatggaggccgaatatagcatgggggaagccatggttagggtttccaagctttccaacttcaagtaagtccgttctagcctcgtttttaatgttctttacgtttttggagtcccaaaaacttgatttagcttattctagcaataattcatgctaggtttcatatttggaaaaataaccataggttaaatgtgtttattttcatgttttatggtagaatatgaagcttgaaaattatgttaaacaacttttgctaagcgattttaagtgaaaacgagtaaaacgccataatcggtaaaaatacctaatgttcataagtacatgatagagtgggaatttgatgttgccatagaagggaaaaatgttcagcgtgttataaaacataataaaaatggataaattttaatttttgagcctagggacaaGCAAAATCGTAATTCTAcaaaggtttaggggcaaaattataattttgccaaagtatgagTTAGGGAACGTTTTGAATAGTACatcaattaaataagtgaaatatgatattttagatcccgaaaagtgAGATTTAGACCTAGAACTGGAGAAAAACTGAAAATCAAGAAAGTTgataaaatggtcgttttggtatcgaggtaagttcatatgtttaataagcatttaattatgcatatttgaatgataaattgatattttggccataaatactttagtattgagtttcagatataatgattaatgttcgata encodes:
- the LOC107952537 gene encoding fasciclin-like arabinogalactan protein 21 — encoded protein: MIKHSLFFLFLLLPISAFSANHHRRRRPPQSPPSPPPLHQHQLNNIIDALVGAGDFNNWANMLSASHFFMLPLSATLFVPSDDSLFPFPVPVPTSSTAAAAASATTFDPLIIPYHIVPQRLTFSQLTLFKPFSRLPTLLPSKTLLITNSSHSDFTLDASQISHPDLYLTSTIAVHGIASLLNYTVYGGDPGLVHGLAPALPPPPPPAMFQLLGDAMGDRRRSDAGCLYGEFAFVLLPIPWLVWCIKIYGNPLGL